In Musa acuminata AAA Group cultivar baxijiao chromosome BXJ3-9, Cavendish_Baxijiao_AAA, whole genome shotgun sequence, a single genomic region encodes these proteins:
- the LOC135650198 gene encoding vesicle-associated membrane protein 724-like: MAEEGKEGWFIYGFVARGTVVLAEYTEYTGNFPAIAAQCLQKLPSSNKLSTYACDAHTFIFLVHNGYAYCVVTKDSVVKNVSIAFLERLKADFTKRYGGGKADTATAKSLNKEFGPVIKGHMQYIIDHAEEVEKLLKVKVQVSEVKNIMLENIDKTLERGEKLTDLEAKASDLRNEAQGFKKQGTRIRKKMWLQNMKIKLVVLGILLFLVVIIWVSVCRGFDCTKQNS, from the exons ATGGCGGAGGAAGGGAAAGAGGGTTGGTTCATCTACGGGTTCGTGGCGCGGGGGACCGTGGTGCTCGCGGAGTACACGGAGTACACCGGCAACTTCCCGGCGATCGCGGCGCAGTGCCTCCAAAAGCTCCCCTCCTCCAACAAGCTCTCCACCTACGCTTGCGATGCCCACACTTTCATCTTCCTCGTCCATAATGGCTACG CATACTGTGTTGTTACCAAAGACTCTGTTGTGAAAAATGTTTCCATAGCTTTCTTGGAGCGACTGAAAGCGGACTTTACCAAGAGATATGGTGGTGGCAAAGCTGATACAGCAACTGCCAAAAGTCTAAATAAAGAATTTGG CCCAGTCATTAAGGGGCACATGCAATATATAATTGATCATGCAGAAGAGGTAGAAAAGCTTTTGAAAGTTAAGGTCCAAGTTTCAGAAGTGAAAAACATTATGTTGGAGAACATCGATAAG ACTCTAGAGCGCGGGGAGAAGCTGACTGATCTGGAAGCAAAGGCATCAGACTTGCGAAATGAG GCTCAAGGGTTCAAGAAACAGGGGACGAGAATTCGTAAGAAAATGTGGTTGCAGAACATGAAAATCAAGCTGGTGGTCCTTGGAATTCTGCTGTTTTTAGTTGTTATTATATGGGTGTCCGTGTGCCGTGGATTTGACTGCACCAAGCAGAACAGCTAA